In Pseudothermotoga hypogea DSM 11164 = NBRC 106472, the following are encoded in one genomic region:
- a CDS encoding ROK family transcriptional regulator — translation MKYNSPWIKVLNKRNILKIVHENRPVSRSEISEITGLTPSSVTRITKELIEEGFVQEIGSEGKNSPGRRRILLDIKNNAFLSLVFDVGVNVTTYGLGYFDGTVSLGGSFETPRAPEKFFMKVREIFEKYSLDNKISRVSLSVPGMVNMEENRILMAPNLGWRDVSINEFLQLGVPILADNEANLSVLAEKYHSEDMKEVKEAIFIVVREGVGTGVLIDGKLYRGPTYTAGEAGHMTVDMRSNRLCHCSNKGCWEFYASINWAIEHYEGKLEGKNAIEKFAALKKREDSRKVLEKLAQNIAIGIVNIVNILNPEIVILGGEVQDLGEYFYRIVQEEVKQRALKDATKQLKIRPSIFGTISSNLVGAAVLAVENIIENVR, via the coding sequence TTGAAATACAACTCTCCGTGGATCAAAGTGCTCAACAAGAGGAACATTTTGAAGATCGTGCATGAGAATCGACCCGTGTCGCGTTCGGAGATCTCCGAAATCACGGGCTTGACACCGAGCAGTGTCACACGGATCACGAAAGAACTGATCGAAGAGGGCTTCGTGCAGGAAATAGGCTCGGAAGGGAAGAATTCCCCTGGTAGACGTCGAATCCTGCTCGATATAAAGAACAATGCGTTCCTCAGTCTCGTGTTCGATGTCGGCGTGAACGTCACCACCTACGGCCTCGGCTACTTCGATGGTACAGTGTCGCTCGGTGGTTCCTTCGAGACGCCCAGGGCACCCGAAAAGTTCTTCATGAAAGTGAGAGAAATCTTCGAGAAGTACTCCCTCGACAATAAGATCAGCCGTGTTTCGTTATCTGTGCCAGGTATGGTGAACATGGAGGAGAACCGAATACTGATGGCACCGAACCTTGGTTGGCGCGACGTCTCGATAAATGAGTTTCTGCAACTGGGCGTTCCGATACTCGCAGACAACGAGGCTAACCTCTCCGTACTTGCGGAGAAGTACCATTCAGAGGATATGAAGGAAGTGAAGGAGGCAATCTTTATAGTCGTGAGGGAAGGTGTCGGCACGGGTGTTCTCATCGACGGGAAGTTGTACCGTGGCCCGACGTACACAGCGGGCGAAGCTGGGCACATGACGGTGGACATGCGCTCCAACAGGCTTTGTCACTGTTCAAACAAAGGGTGCTGGGAATTCTATGCGTCGATCAACTGGGCGATAGAACACTACGAAGGCAAATTGGAGGGGAAGAACGCGATAGAGAAGTTCGCCGCGCTGAAAAAGAGAGAAGACAGCAGAAAAGTTTTAGAAAAGTTAGCTCAGAACATCGCGATCGGTATCGTGAACATTGTGAACATCCTGAATCCGGAAATAGTGATACTGGGTGGAGAGGTTCAGGACCTTGGAGAGTACTTCTATCGGATCGTACAGGAAGAGGTCAAACAGAGGGCACTGAAGGACGCGACGAAGCAACTGAAGATAAGACCTTCGATCTTCGGAACCATAAGTTCGAACTTGGTGGGTGCTGCGGTCCTCGCCGTCGAGAACATCATTGAGAACGTGAGGTGA
- the xylB gene encoding xylulokinase: protein MVLLELFLGLDLGTTGVKGILVDARGSLVAVHGERLSLSTPKPAWAEQNPNEWWSATLKVLKALSNRSREIGGRIRALATSGQMHSLVVVDGEGRVLRDAILWCDQRTYVECDEATNLLGGEEQVLKIVGNPILPGFTLPKLLWLRKNEPELYKRIYKVMLPKDFINYMLTGNIATDHSDASGTTMYDVFRMRWSEELLRTLKISTEILPEILPSNGIVGKVKRELAEELDLQDVIVVAGGADNACAALGVGVIEPGDVMVSLGTSGTVVAPTDVGSYDPMGRVHFFAHTVPNMRYHMGVMLTATYSLEWFKERFLEEGYDDINDCVARTPIGSNGIIFLPYLNGERTPHRDPHARGVIFGLSSFHSKWDVVRAIFEGVTFGIRDSFEILKELGLEPKNVRITGGGSKSKVWNQMLADALGVEIQKPLVDEGASYGAAILACSGYSKLDVRKVSKEWFKLRETTRPTPENRGAYDKVYARFKELYHVLKDTFREGQV from the coding sequence GTGGTACTCTTGGAATTGTTTCTGGGCTTAGACCTTGGAACGACCGGGGTGAAGGGGATCCTCGTTGATGCGAGGGGAAGCCTTGTCGCCGTGCACGGTGAAAGACTTTCGCTCTCGACCCCAAAGCCGGCGTGGGCAGAGCAAAATCCCAACGAGTGGTGGTCCGCAACGTTGAAAGTGTTGAAAGCACTCTCAAACCGTTCGCGTGAGATTGGCGGAAGGATACGGGCACTCGCCACGAGTGGGCAGATGCACAGTCTTGTGGTCGTCGATGGGGAAGGTCGTGTTCTTCGAGATGCGATACTGTGGTGCGACCAGAGGACTTACGTTGAGTGTGACGAGGCCACGAATTTGCTTGGAGGAGAAGAGCAGGTTCTGAAGATCGTTGGTAATCCGATCCTGCCTGGTTTCACACTGCCGAAGTTGCTCTGGCTGAGAAAGAATGAACCTGAGCTGTACAAGAGGATTTACAAGGTCATGCTCCCAAAGGACTTTATCAACTACATGCTCACGGGTAACATAGCAACGGACCATTCGGATGCATCCGGAACCACAATGTACGACGTTTTCAGAATGCGCTGGAGCGAAGAACTTCTCAGAACTTTGAAGATATCAACTGAGATTCTTCCCGAGATTCTGCCATCGAACGGAATCGTTGGAAAGGTGAAACGAGAGCTCGCAGAAGAGCTCGATCTTCAGGACGTGATCGTCGTCGCGGGGGGTGCGGACAACGCCTGTGCGGCGCTCGGTGTGGGTGTGATCGAACCGGGAGACGTGATGGTGAGCCTTGGTACCTCTGGGACCGTGGTGGCACCAACGGACGTTGGTTCGTACGATCCAATGGGCAGGGTTCACTTCTTCGCACACACGGTTCCAAACATGAGATACCACATGGGCGTGATGCTCACAGCTACGTACTCTCTGGAATGGTTCAAGGAGAGATTTTTGGAAGAGGGATACGACGACATAAACGACTGTGTGGCGAGAACGCCGATCGGTTCGAACGGGATCATTTTCTTGCCCTATCTGAACGGTGAAAGAACACCTCACAGGGACCCGCACGCGAGGGGTGTAATCTTCGGACTGTCTTCCTTCCATTCGAAGTGGGATGTGGTGCGCGCGATCTTCGAGGGGGTAACTTTCGGAATAAGAGATTCCTTCGAGATTCTTAAGGAACTGGGCCTGGAACCCAAGAACGTACGTATTACTGGAGGAGGTTCGAAGAGTAAGGTTTGGAACCAGATGTTGGCCGATGCACTCGGCGTTGAGATACAGAAGCCCCTGGTGGATGAAGGGGCATCTTACGGTGCGGCGATCTTGGCGTGTTCAGGTTATTCAAAACTGGATGTGAGAAAGGTATCTAAAGAGTGGTTCAAGCTGAGGGAAACGACTCGACCAACGCCCGAAAACAGAGGAGCTTATGATAAGGTCTACGCGAGATTTAAGGAATTGTACCACGTTTTGAAGGACACGTTCCGGGAGGGACAGGTCTGA
- a CDS encoding ABC transporter permease, which translates to MLTYLLRRLFFAIPLLFLIAVVSFIIIELPPGDYLTVYVMNLKQSGEAIDEAALQVLRTRYGLDKPLLVRFFIWFKGVLKGDFGYSFMWEKPVSQLIGPRLWYTVLISVLATAFAWVFGFLIGVYSGIHQYSIGDYTFTVLGYIGLATPNFLLALILLWAVYVTFGVSLGGLFSPEYANAPWSWAKFVDLLKHIWLPVIVIGTGSMAGLIRILRANLLDELEKPYVIAAKARGVPGKELYWKYPLRVAVIPFASTAGWVLPEIVSGAVVTGIVLNLPTVGVILLDALKSQDMYLAGSLVMFLSIFTIIGTVISDILLAWLDPRIRFE; encoded by the coding sequence ATGCTCACTTACCTGTTAAGAAGGCTTTTCTTCGCAATACCACTCCTCTTTCTCATAGCGGTCGTCTCGTTCATCATCATAGAACTCCCACCGGGAGATTATCTGACAGTGTACGTGATGAACCTCAAGCAAAGCGGTGAGGCCATAGATGAAGCAGCTCTGCAGGTTCTCAGAACGCGCTACGGCCTCGACAAACCTCTCCTGGTGAGATTCTTCATATGGTTCAAAGGAGTTCTTAAGGGCGACTTTGGTTATTCCTTCATGTGGGAAAAACCGGTCAGTCAGCTCATTGGACCGCGCCTTTGGTACACGGTGCTCATCTCGGTGCTGGCAACCGCTTTCGCCTGGGTCTTTGGTTTTCTCATCGGTGTCTACTCAGGCATTCATCAGTACTCGATAGGCGATTACACATTCACCGTTCTCGGTTACATAGGCCTTGCGACTCCGAACTTTCTGCTCGCGTTGATACTCCTCTGGGCAGTGTACGTGACTTTCGGTGTGAGCTTAGGTGGATTGTTCTCGCCGGAGTACGCGAACGCTCCGTGGAGCTGGGCAAAGTTCGTTGATCTCTTGAAGCACATCTGGTTACCGGTGATCGTCATAGGTACGGGCAGCATGGCAGGCCTGATAAGGATTCTACGTGCGAACTTGCTGGACGAGCTCGAGAAGCCTTACGTGATTGCGGCAAAGGCAAGGGGCGTTCCCGGCAAGGAACTGTACTGGAAATACCCGCTGCGAGTGGCGGTGATACCGTTCGCGAGTACCGCAGGATGGGTTCTGCCCGAGATAGTTTCTGGTGCGGTTGTGACCGGGATCGTTTTGAACCTTCCAACAGTGGGTGTGATACTGCTCGATGCTCTCAAATCGCAGGACATGTATCTGGCGGGGAGCCTGGTGATGTTCTTGAGCATATTTACGATCATTGGAACGGTGATTTCCGACATCCTCCTCGCATGGTTGGATCCGAGAATACGTTTCGAGTGA
- a CDS encoding ABC transporter permease produces MAINGRVTKRTKVEEIYLASEWKLMWWRFKKNKLAIVGLLVLFVLYVLGIFCEFFAPYNPEKIYSAYVYAPPQRIHFFKDGKLTRPFVYGFKIERDPQTLRRIYKEDPSKVYPIKFFVRGDEYKFWGMWKTNLHFFGVERGTMFLLGTDRMGRDVLSRVLYGARISTTIGLVGVFLSMVLGILIGGISGYYGGWVDNFVQRSIEFIRSIPTIPLWMALAAALPRYWSQVKVYFGITVILSLVGWTGLARVVRSKFLALKEEDYVVAARLAGASEFRVIFKHMLPALTSHLIASVTLAIPGMILGETGLSFLGLGLRSPAISWGVLLQEAQNIRTVALYPWLLSPAFFVIVTVLCFNFVGDGLRDAADPYKT; encoded by the coding sequence ATGGCGATCAACGGGCGTGTGACCAAGAGAACCAAGGTTGAAGAGATCTATTTAGCGTCAGAATGGAAACTGATGTGGTGGCGGTTCAAGAAGAACAAACTCGCGATCGTTGGGCTCTTGGTATTGTTCGTTTTGTATGTCCTTGGTATCTTCTGTGAATTCTTCGCACCGTACAATCCTGAGAAAATCTACTCAGCTTACGTTTATGCTCCACCGCAGAGAATACATTTCTTCAAGGATGGCAAACTCACCAGGCCGTTCGTTTATGGTTTCAAGATCGAGCGCGATCCACAGACTCTCAGAAGGATTTACAAAGAAGATCCGAGCAAAGTTTATCCGATCAAGTTCTTCGTGAGAGGAGACGAGTACAAGTTCTGGGGGATGTGGAAAACGAACCTGCACTTCTTCGGAGTGGAACGAGGCACGATGTTCTTGCTTGGCACGGATCGAATGGGCCGTGATGTTCTGTCACGTGTGCTCTACGGAGCGAGGATATCAACCACGATCGGTTTGGTTGGAGTCTTTCTAAGCATGGTGTTGGGTATCCTGATAGGTGGCATTTCGGGATATTACGGTGGCTGGGTGGACAACTTCGTGCAGCGGTCGATAGAGTTCATCAGGAGTATTCCAACTATCCCGTTGTGGATGGCACTCGCAGCAGCGTTGCCGAGGTATTGGTCACAGGTGAAGGTCTATTTTGGAATCACCGTGATCCTTTCTCTGGTAGGCTGGACTGGTTTGGCGCGTGTCGTACGAAGCAAATTTCTGGCGCTCAAAGAGGAAGACTACGTTGTTGCTGCGAGACTTGCTGGTGCAAGCGAATTCAGGGTCATTTTCAAGCACATGTTGCCAGCCCTGACGAGTCACCTGATAGCATCCGTGACACTCGCGATACCGGGCATGATCCTTGGTGAGACTGGACTGAGTTTTCTGGGTTTGGGACTCAGATCCCCTGCCATAAGCTGGGGAGTTTTGCTGCAAGAGGCGCAGAACATAAGAACTGTCGCATTGTATCCTTGGCTCCTTTCGCCTGCATTCTTTGTAATCGTG